A genomic stretch from candidate division WOR-3 bacterium includes:
- a CDS encoding metalloregulator ArsR/SmtB family transcription factor — protein MKNENFPEIYYMQAEFCKTIAQPKRLLILETLSKGPKTIKELSKELGLSPPNISQHVKALYEKGILEKIRKGNIVYYNLKYKEVLEASQIVREVMMKIYSEKGKVLYQIK, from the coding sequence ATGAAAAATGAAAATTTTCCTGAAATTTATTATATGCAGGCAGAGTTCTGTAAAACAATAGCACAGCCAAAAAGATTGCTTATACTTGAAACCCTTTCTAAAGGACCGAAAACTATTAAGGAGCTTTCAAAGGAGTTGGGATTATCCCCGCCAAATATCTCTCAACATGTTAAAGCACTTTATGAGAAGGGGATTTTAGAAAAAATAAGAAAAGGTAATATAGTTTACTATAATTTAAAATATAAAGAGGTTCTCGAAGCATCTCAGATTGTTAGAGAAGTAATGATGAAAATATATTCAGAAAAAGGTAAAGTTCTTTACCAGATAAAATAA
- a CDS encoding BlaI/MecI/CopY family transcriptional regulator yields MKLSKSLKLFLGELQAECLDILWDLNKATCLDILEVFKKRGKNYAYTTILTEMQNLEKKGIVKSEKIGKKNLYFPVISKEEFLKKKTEEILSPLLEEVPHLVAMNFIKKTKLNEKEKRKLIEILNLKE; encoded by the coding sequence ATGAAACTTAGTAAATCTTTAAAACTATTTCTTGGAGAGCTCCAGGCTGAATGTCTTGATATTTTATGGGATTTAAATAAAGCAACCTGTTTGGATATACTTGAGGTATTTAAAAAAAGAGGGAAAAATTATGCATATACAACTATACTTACTGAAATGCAAAACCTTGAAAAAAAAGGAATTGTTAAATCAGAAAAAATTGGTAAAAAAAATTTATACTTTCCAGTAATAAGCAAAGAAGAATTTCTAAAGAAAAAAACAGAAGAAATACTTTCCCCACTCCTTGAAGAAGTCCCTCATCTTGTGGCTATGAATTTTATCAAAAAAACTAAATTAAATGAAAAGGAAAAAAGAAAATTAATTGAAATATTAAATTTAAAAGAATGA
- a CDS encoding M56 family metallopeptidase, with protein MNFLIKTFTLYIILSIIILVYKELPFSKINLRKKFPYLLIIVFILSFLPFYIYYKAFLDCNLKCLILGPLPLNNKIFFIPLISFTLFFILLTKYLIKELKYKKLPLILYGKNKEGISVNGIFKPFIFIDKTLWKSLSKKERKIILLHEINHIRQKDTFIKLIISLLSKTFFYLPHFFLLRKTFEEIAELASDEYTLIKTSEKENIVKTIAKLSLILNSNLNFSFTSSPILKRIDSLSTNRKSKTKFFLFTLFLSALFITLISFFPLKENCGIDCQNLKTLCHL; from the coding sequence ATGAACTTTTTAATAAAAACATTCACACTTTATATTATACTTTCCATCATTATATTAGTTTATAAAGAGCTACCTTTTTCAAAAATCAATCTAAGAAAAAAATTCCCTTACCTTCTGATAATAGTTTTTATCCTTTCATTTTTACCATTTTATATTTACTACAAAGCCTTTCTTGACTGTAACTTAAAATGTCTTATTTTAGGTCCTCTTCCCTTGAATAACAAAATTTTCTTTATCCCCTTAATTTCCTTTACCTTGTTTTTTATTTTATTAACAAAATATCTTATAAAAGAACTCAAATACAAAAAATTACCTTTAATTTTGTATGGAAAAAATAAAGAGGGAATCTCTGTAAATGGTATCTTTAAACCCTTTATCTTTATTGATAAGACTTTATGGAAATCTCTCTCAAAAAAGGAAAGAAAAATAATCCTTCTCCATGAAATAAACCACATAAGACAGAAAGATACTTTCATAAAGCTTATAATTAGCCTTCTTTCAAAAACCTTCTTCTACTTACCCCATTTCTTTTTACTGAGAAAAACCTTTGAAGAAATAGCTGAACTTGCTTCTGATGAATATACACTGATAAAAACTTCAGAAAAAGAAAATATTGTTAAAACAATTGCAAAATTATCCCTTATATTAAATTCAAATCTTAATTTTAGTTTTACATCTTCTCCTATCTTAAAAAGAATTGACTCCCTGAGTACTAACAGAAAAAGTAAAACAAAATTCTTTTTATTTACTCTTTTCCTTTCCGCTCTTTTTATTACTCTAATATCCTTCTTCCCCCTTAAAGAAAATTGCGGAATTGACTGCCAAAACCTAAAAACCTTATGCCACTTATAA
- a CDS encoding TolC family protein, with protein sequence MKGLIFLTIFNLTLFSDTLKLKEALNIILEKNPEIKSSYEKLKEKGSRILPSFTPPNPRITFRAMFMEENISIMQEIPLPTKLITEGLMANDEYKMEFYLYQAKILEIIRELKENFYEYYFINKKIEITKNQIEILNKMKEIAERKYESGSASLYEVLKSQIELEKIKNELSLLESEKIKIRENLKKLLNIDKIPEITEEVNFEEIKINEDSLIEVLYEKNPLLKAMEFDVKAKNKERILSYQNLIPDPMPELLYNTKTGEKKIALSFEIPLFFREFYEIKEKNAKLKNSKWELLNTKLELKQELASLISLYRSKLERLKIFKDKILPKAEESFISAEAGYISGKLDFLFYLESEKMLYESKIDYFMILTELLKIKSKIEEITGGKL encoded by the coding sequence ATGAAAGGCTTAATTTTTTTAACTATTTTTAACTTAACACTTTTTTCTGATACTTTGAAGTTAAAAGAGGCGCTTAATATTATCCTTGAGAAGAATCCTGAAATTAAATCTTCATATGAAAAACTGAAGGAAAAAGGTTCAAGAATTCTTCCATCTTTTACTCCACCAAATCCAAGGATTACTTTTAGAGCAATGTTCATGGAAGAAAATATCTCTATAATGCAAGAAATTCCTCTTCCAACAAAATTAATAACCGAAGGACTTATGGCGAATGATGAGTATAAAATGGAATTTTATCTCTATCAGGCAAAAATTCTTGAAATAATAAGAGAGCTCAAGGAGAACTTTTATGAATACTACTTTATAAACAAAAAAATTGAAATCACTAAAAATCAAATAGAAATCTTGAATAAAATGAAAGAGATAGCTGAAAGGAAATATGAATCAGGTTCAGCAAGTTTATATGAAGTTCTTAAAAGCCAGATTGAACTTGAAAAAATTAAAAATGAACTTAGTCTCCTTGAATCAGAAAAAATAAAAATAAGGGAAAATTTAAAGAAACTTTTAAATATAGACAAAATTCCTGAAATAACCGAAGAAGTCAATTTTGAAGAAATAAAAATAAATGAAGACTCTTTAATAGAGGTTCTTTATGAAAAAAATCCGCTTTTAAAGGCAATGGAATTTGATGTAAAAGCAAAAAATAAGGAAAGAATTTTATCTTATCAAAATTTAATTCCTGACCCGATGCCAGAACTTCTTTATAATACAAAAACAGGTGAGAAAAAAATTGCTCTCTCTTTTGAAATTCCTCTATTTTTCAGGGAATTTTACGAGATAAAAGAAAAAAATGCAAAACTAAAAAATTCAAAATGGGAACTTCTAAATACAAAACTTGAATTAAAGCAGGAGTTAGCCTCTCTTATATCCCTTTATAGATCAAAACTTGAAAGATTAAAAATTTTTAAAGATAAAATTTTACCAAAAGCTGAAGAATCCTTTATAAGTGCAGAAGCAGGTTACATTTCAGGAAAATTAGACTTTTTATTTTATTTAGAAAGTGAAAAAATGCTTTATGAATCAAAAATAGATTACTTTATGATTTTAACTGAACTTTTAAAAATAAAATCAAAAATTGAAGAAATAACAGGAGGTAAATTATGA
- a CDS encoding heavy metal-binding domain-containing protein, which yields MKKFILLTGVLTLSIYINLYGFQHETHSEGKKEMQKTCCPSKESKCSPKTSEIKAKEGEIKTLYICPMHKEVIMEKEGKCPICGMKLEPKKMIYKNGKWEIYEGEKNTKNRG from the coding sequence ATGAAAAAATTTATTTTACTCACAGGGGTTTTAACCCTTTCAATATATATAAATCTATACGGGTTTCAACATGAAACCCATTCAGAAGGTAAAAAGGAAATGCAAAAAACCTGCTGCCCTTCCAAAGAGAGTAAATGCTCTCCAAAAACTTCTGAAATAAAAGCTAAGGAAGGAGAAATAAAGACTTTATATATTTGCCCCATGCACAAAGAAGTTATTATGGAAAAAGAAGGAAAATGTCCGATCTGCGGAATGAAACTTGAACCCAAGAAAATGATTTATAAAAATGGCAAATGGGAAATTTACGAAGGAGAAAAAAACACCAAAAATAGAGGATAA
- a CDS encoding efflux RND transporter periplasmic adaptor subunit: MKKIFLFLSLFSIFLYISSCRSQQKTPKEGEIRTLYQCPMHPQIIQEKKGDCPICGMTLVERKMIYKNSRWEPYEEGMEHKGHEEPEGSKIEEKGVETETSLGLAEVKIPPEKQLLIGVKKDTVKIKNLEKLIKTYGKVDYKESNIYEINLKFGGWIEKLYAGYEGMYVKRNDKLFEIYSPDIYQSIKELKLAYEKKDTLLLKNVKQKFNIWGIRDFQIEEILKDKEDRRTITFYSPYEGFIIKKEIFEGMEVRPGMTIYRIADLREVWVYGEIYEYEVNLIKKGNEAFITLSYFPEKIFKGKVNYIYPYLNPETRTTKVRVEIPNQDFSLKPNMYVNIEIKVNYGKKLVIPKSAVLYTGERNIVFVDKGGGTFEPREVKLGISDEDFYEVIDGVKEGEVVVTSANFLIDSESSLKAALLQMGLSGK; this comes from the coding sequence ATGAAAAAAATTTTTCTATTTTTAAGTTTATTTTCAATATTCCTTTACATATCATCCTGCAGGTCTCAGCAAAAAACTCCAAAGGAAGGTGAAATAAGAACCCTTTACCAGTGTCCTATGCACCCTCAAATTATTCAGGAAAAGAAAGGAGATTGCCCAATATGCGGAATGACACTTGTCGAAAGAAAAATGATTTATAAGAATAGTAGATGGGAACCCTATGAGGAAGGGATGGAACATAAAGGACATGAAGAACCCGAAGGAAGCAAAATTGAGGAGAAAGGAGTTGAAACAGAAACATCCTTAGGACTTGCAGAGGTAAAAATTCCACCTGAAAAACAACTTTTAATTGGTGTTAAAAAGGATACCGTAAAAATTAAAAATTTAGAAAAACTCATTAAAACTTACGGTAAGGTCGACTACAAGGAAAGTAACATATATGAAATCAACCTTAAATTTGGTGGATGGATTGAAAAACTTTATGCAGGTTATGAAGGTATGTATGTTAAAAGAAATGATAAACTTTTTGAGATTTACTCGCCTGATATTTATCAGAGCATAAAGGAATTAAAACTTGCCTATGAGAAAAAGGATACCTTACTTTTAAAAAATGTTAAACAGAAATTTAACATCTGGGGAATAAGAGATTTTCAGATTGAAGAAATATTAAAAGATAAAGAAGATAGAAGAACCATTACATTTTATTCTCCCTATGAAGGTTTCATTATAAAAAAAGAAATCTTTGAGGGAATGGAAGTAAGACCCGGAATGACTATATACAGAATCGCAGATTTAAGAGAAGTATGGGTTTACGGTGAAATTTATGAATATGAAGTAAATCTCATAAAAAAAGGGAATGAAGCCTTTATAACTCTTTCCTATTTTCCAGAAAAGATTTTTAAAGGAAAGGTAAATTATATTTATCCTTATCTCAATCCTGAAACAAGAACAACGAAAGTTAGGGTAGAAATTCCAAATCAAGATTTTAGTTTAAAACCCAATATGTATGTTAATATTGAAATAAAAGTAAATTACGGGAAAAAACTTGTCATTCCAAAAAGTGCTGTTTTATATACAGGAGAAAGAAATATTGTCTTTGTGGATAAAGGTGGAGGCACGTTTGAACCAAGAGAAGTTAAATTAGGAATATCTGATGAGGATTTTTATGAGGTTATAGATGGTGTTAAAGAAGGTGAAGTTGTTGTTACATCTGCTAATTTTTTGATCGATTCTGAATCCAGTTTAAAAGCTGCCCTTTTACAGATGGGCTTAAGCGGTAAATAA
- a CDS encoding CusA/CzcA family heavy metal efflux RND transporter, whose amino-acid sequence MIEKIIEYSAKKRFFVFLGVVFSILWGIWAIRNIPLDALPDLSDTQVIVFVRWDRPPQIVEDQVTYPVVTALLGAPKVKDIRAFSDYGFSFIYVIFEDGTDIYWARSRVLEYLSKIIPSLPSDVKVEIGPDATGLGWVFEYALVDKSGKHSLDELRTFQDFHLKYALQSVKGVAEVASVGGFVRQYQIIVDPVKIASLGISIDEISRAVKASNEEIGARLIEFSGIEYMITVRGYIKDIKDIENIVLKVREDGVPVRVKDVAEVKLGPDIRRGVVELDGMGEVVGGIVVMRYKENALNVIKRVKEKLKEIKLPDGVELVITYDRSDLIIKSIETLKRKLFEEMLVVSLVIIIFLFHFSSSLIPVLTLPIAVIISFIPMYYMKMTSNIMSLGGIAIAIGAMVDAAIAVVENVHKKLSILKESGEVANYREVMINAIKEVGRPSFFTLLVIAVSFTPIFALEAFEGRLFKPLAFTKNFAMFFSAILAITLSPALITLLIRLKKFNLKPIWINKLLNTLFVGEIRTEEKHPISRFLFKIYEPVLNFILKRPKIIILSSILIFLITIPFFLSLGSEFMPPLNEGSILYMPTTPPGISITEAAKLLQIQDKILKTFPEVERVFGKAGRALTSTDPAPLSMMETTVLLKPQDKWREKKRWYSNILPEFLKPPFRIIWPDRISWEELIDEMDKALRIPGQVNAWTMPIKGRIDMLTTGVRTPVGIKIYGDDLKKIEEIGKEIEKILINLKGTRSIFAERVSGGYFLDIILKREEIARYGLKIKDVQMTLMSAIGGENITQIIKNRERFPVNVRYPFDLRQDIEKIKKVYITTPQGFQVPLTQLAEINIILGPSMIRDENGRLAGYVYIDVAGRDLGSYVNEAKKILREKLELPAGYTLVFSGQYEYMERIKKRMTLIVPLTLFIIFLLLYINTGSYTKTFIVLLAVPFSLIGAVWALYILGYNLSIGVWAGIIALLGVDAETGVFMLLYLDLAYEEAKKSGRLKNISDLKEAIHYGAVKRIRPKIMTVFTTFIGLLPIMWSQTHEIGADVMKRIAAPMVGGIFTSFLMELIVYPAIYFIWRKKDLHK is encoded by the coding sequence ATGATAGAAAAAATTATTGAATACTCGGCAAAAAAAAGATTCTTTGTATTCCTTGGTGTAGTTTTTTCAATTTTATGGGGAATATGGGCAATAAGAAATATTCCACTTGACGCTTTACCTGACCTCTCAGATACCCAGGTCATAGTTTTTGTAAGATGGGATAGACCACCCCAGATAGTCGAGGATCAGGTAACTTATCCAGTTGTGACAGCCCTTCTCGGTGCTCCAAAGGTCAAGGATATAAGAGCTTTTTCTGATTATGGTTTTTCCTTCATTTATGTTATTTTTGAAGACGGAACGGATATTTACTGGGCTCGCTCAAGAGTTCTTGAATACCTTTCCAAAATAATTCCAAGTTTGCCTTCTGATGTTAAAGTGGAGATAGGTCCTGATGCAACAGGTCTTGGATGGGTATTCGAATATGCACTTGTTGATAAAAGTGGTAAACACTCCCTTGATGAATTAAGAACATTTCAGGATTTCCATTTAAAATATGCTTTACAATCAGTTAAAGGTGTTGCAGAAGTTGCATCTGTAGGTGGTTTTGTGAGGCAATATCAGATTATAGTTGACCCTGTAAAAATTGCTTCACTTGGTATTTCAATTGATGAAATATCAAGAGCTGTAAAAGCTTCAAACGAGGAGATAGGGGCAAGACTTATAGAATTTTCCGGCATCGAGTATATGATTACCGTAAGGGGTTATATAAAAGACATTAAAGATATAGAAAATATTGTATTAAAGGTTAGAGAGGATGGTGTTCCTGTTAGAGTAAAGGATGTTGCAGAGGTAAAGCTTGGTCCTGACATAAGAAGGGGTGTTGTAGAGCTTGATGGAATGGGAGAAGTTGTTGGGGGAATAGTTGTGATGAGATATAAAGAAAACGCTTTAAATGTAATAAAAAGAGTGAAGGAAAAATTAAAAGAGATAAAATTGCCTGATGGTGTTGAACTTGTAATAACCTATGACAGGTCAGATTTAATTATTAAAAGTATAGAAACATTAAAAAGAAAACTTTTTGAAGAAATGCTCGTTGTAAGTCTTGTGATAATTATATTTTTATTTCATTTTTCATCTTCCTTAATTCCTGTATTAACATTACCAATTGCCGTTATTATCTCATTTATTCCCATGTATTACATGAAAATGACCAGTAACATTATGAGTCTTGGGGGGATTGCAATTGCAATAGGGGCAATGGTAGATGCAGCAATAGCAGTTGTGGAAAATGTTCATAAAAAACTTTCTATTTTAAAAGAAAGTGGAGAAGTGGCAAATTACAGAGAGGTTATGATAAATGCCATAAAAGAGGTGGGAAGACCTTCTTTTTTTACACTTCTTGTTATAGCAGTTTCTTTTACTCCTATTTTTGCCCTTGAAGCTTTTGAAGGCAGACTCTTTAAACCACTTGCCTTTACTAAAAACTTTGCCATGTTCTTTTCAGCAATTCTTGCTATTACTCTTTCACCTGCTCTTATCACTCTTTTAATAAGACTCAAAAAATTTAATTTAAAGCCCATATGGATAAATAAATTATTAAACACTCTTTTTGTGGGTGAAATAAGAACTGAAGAAAAACACCCAATTTCAAGATTTTTATTCAAAATATATGAACCAGTTTTAAATTTTATTTTAAAAAGACCAAAAATTATTATCTTATCTTCTATTTTAATATTTTTAATAACAATTCCCTTTTTTTTATCCCTCGGTAGTGAATTTATGCCTCCTTTAAATGAGGGTTCTATATTATATATGCCCACAACTCCCCCGGGTATTTCTATAACAGAGGCTGCAAAACTTTTACAGATTCAGGATAAAATATTAAAAACATTTCCTGAAGTTGAAAGGGTTTTTGGTAAAGCAGGAAGAGCATTAACTTCCACTGATCCTGCTCCCCTTTCTATGATGGAAACAACTGTTTTATTGAAACCGCAAGATAAATGGAGAGAGAAAAAAAGATGGTATTCAAATATTTTACCTGAATTTTTAAAACCACCTTTCAGAATTATATGGCCTGATAGAATTTCCTGGGAAGAACTTATTGATGAGATGGATAAAGCTTTAAGAATTCCAGGACAGGTTAATGCCTGGACTATGCCAATAAAAGGAAGAATAGATATGCTTACAACCGGTGTAAGAACACCTGTGGGCATAAAGATTTACGGTGATGATTTAAAAAAGATAGAGGAAATTGGTAAAGAGATCGAAAAAATCTTAATAAATTTAAAAGGAACAAGAAGCATTTTTGCTGAAAGGGTTTCAGGTGGATACTTTCTGGATATAATTTTAAAAAGAGAAGAAATAGCAAGGTATGGTTTAAAGATTAAAGATGTTCAGATGACCCTTATGTCTGCAATTGGAGGAGAAAATATTACACAGATAATAAAAAATAGGGAAAGGTTTCCAGTTAATGTTAGGTATCCCTTTGATCTAAGACAGGATATTGAAAAAATAAAGAAGGTTTATATTACTACTCCACAGGGATTTCAGGTTCCCCTTACACAACTTGCAGAAATAAATATTATTCTTGGTCCAAGTATGATAAGGGATGAAAATGGAAGGTTAGCTGGTTATGTATATATAGATGTTGCTGGAAGAGATCTTGGTTCCTATGTTAATGAGGCAAAAAAAATATTAAGAGAAAAATTAGAACTTCCAGCTGGTTATACTCTCGTTTTTAGCGGTCAGTATGAGTATATGGAAAGAATAAAAAAGAGAATGACTCTTATAGTTCCACTGACACTTTTTATAATTTTTCTTCTTTTATATATAAACACAGGTTCTTATACAAAAACCTTTATAGTTCTTCTTGCTGTTCCCTTTTCCCTTATTGGTGCTGTTTGGGCTTTATATATTTTAGGATACAACTTGAGTATAGGAGTATGGGCTGGGATAATAGCACTTTTAGGTGTTGATGCTGAAACGGGTGTTTTTATGCTCTTATACCTTGATTTAGCCTATGAAGAAGCGAAAAAAAGCGGAAGACTTAAAAATATTTCAGATTTAAAGGAAGCTATTCATTATGGGGCTGTTAAAAGGATAAGACCGAAGATAATGACAGTTTTTACAACTTTTATCGGTCTTTTACCCATTATGTGGTCCCAGACTCATGAAATTGGTGCAGATGTTATGAAGAGAATTGCTGCTCCTATGGTAGGTGGAATTTTTACCTCTTTTTTAATGGAACTTATAGTATACCCTGCAATATATTTTATTTGGAGAAAAAAAGATTTACACAAATAA
- a CDS encoding thioredoxin family protein gives MNKSHIIEIFSADCPLCRDVINIVELGKCSSCKMEIYNLNKLDKEIKEKILKYRIKAVPTIVIDGEIKVEGAPDFPWFCGEEFYKMLKEKFPLK, from the coding sequence ATGAATAAAAGTCATATTATTGAAATTTTTTCAGCAGATTGTCCCTTATGCAGGGATGTTATAAACATTGTGGAATTAGGAAAATGCTCTTCATGTAAAATGGAAATATATAACCTTAATAAATTAGATAAGGAAATAAAAGAAAAAATTTTAAAATACAGAATAAAAGCAGTTCCTACAATTGTGATAGATGGTGAAATAAAAGTTGAAGGAGCTCCTGATTTTCCCTGGTTCTGTGGGGAAGAGTTTTATAAAATGCTTAAGGAAAAATTTCCATTAAAATAA
- a CDS encoding OsmC family protein: MNNINLDSLNKTREQILRGEFPDKKSFEVQGEWIFSFEGQFKSEIEFPNGKLNLITDQPPPSGGRGNAPNPVQYCVFAMISCYATTFMTIAASKGVEIKKLKARGASIVNMKSVFEIEEGPVVEKVWIELEVESEADAKILQEIKNEADKKCPAAYVVQNKVPFESHLYSK; this comes from the coding sequence ATGAATAACATAAACCTTGATTCTTTAAATAAAACAAGGGAACAGATTTTAAGGGGAGAATTCCCAGACAAAAAATCCTTTGAAGTTCAGGGTGAATGGATTTTCAGCTTTGAAGGTCAATTTAAATCAGAAATTGAATTTCCTAATGGTAAGCTAAATTTAATAACTGACCAGCCACCACCATCAGGAGGTAGGGGTAACGCTCCAAATCCTGTTCAATACTGTGTATTTGCCATGATATCCTGTTATGCTACAACCTTTATGACAATTGCTGCTTCTAAAGGTGTTGAAATAAAAAAATTAAAGGCAAGAGGTGCTTCAATTGTTAATATGAAATCTGTCTTTGAAATAGAAGAAGGACCTGTTGTTGAAAAAGTGTGGATTGAATTGGAAGTAGAAAGTGAAGCAGATGCTAAAATTTTACAGGAAATAAAAAATGAAGCTGACAAAAAATGTCCTGCAGCTTATGTTGTTCAGAATAAAGTTCCCTTTGAATCTCATCTATATTCTAAATAA
- the asnB gene encoding asparagine synthase (glutamine-hydrolyzing) — translation MCGITGIISFNKKIEEDVIYKITEALYHRGPDDKGIYISKDKNVFLGNRRLSIIDLSVNARQPMHNEDKSLWITFNGEIYNYKELRNELLKKGHKFISNSDTEVILHLYEEEKEGLLYKLRGMFAFAIWDEREKKLFLARDRMGIKPLYYYKDDNFFIFSSEIKGIINSNIIEKNIDFQGIESYLIFGFIPYPYTILKNIKFLEPGSYIVLKDKEIKKEKYLIIKPEKSIKDYKKLKENLYDILDESVKLHLIADIPIGLFLSGGLDSSTVLYFIRKNNYGNFKTFSLSFKEKEFDESKDAKFLSKIFETEHYEYEISSYEVRKEIEKFLTFMDSPTIDGLNTYFISKLARENGMKVCLSGLGGDEIFGGYSSFFYIPVALKLKKFNLPFNFLSKFLKPDKKEKFSYFIANPDLKGAFLTTRTIFPIYKLKKIIKYKELNFDPVKYVSFILNEETKNKWSLKNKISVLELRIYMHNQPLRDTDIFSMCHSLEVRVPLLDNVLVDFSFKISDMYKFKKRILKELMKNYLPEKIVKKPKRPFSFPMDKWIRENLLDFVKGGIFDIESFFDKKEIVKLWEEFENLKVNWSQVWSICILNHYLKINNLL, via the coding sequence ATGTGTGGAATAACTGGTATAATATCTTTTAATAAAAAAATAGAGGAGGATGTAATCTATAAGATTACAGAAGCCCTTTACCACAGGGGTCCTGATGATAAAGGGATATACATTTCAAAGGATAAAAATGTATTTCTTGGTAATAGGAGACTTTCTATAATTGATCTTTCAGTTAATGCCCGTCAACCAATGCATAATGAAGATAAGTCCTTGTGGATAACCTTTAATGGTGAAATATACAATTATAAAGAGTTAAGAAATGAACTTTTAAAAAAGGGACATAAATTCATATCAAATTCTGATACAGAAGTAATATTACATCTTTATGAGGAGGAAAAAGAGGGCTTATTATATAAATTAAGAGGAATGTTTGCTTTTGCAATATGGGATGAAAGAGAAAAAAAATTATTTTTAGCAAGAGATAGAATGGGAATAAAGCCCCTTTATTATTATAAAGATGATAACTTTTTTATTTTTTCTTCTGAAATAAAAGGGATAATAAATTCAAATATTATTGAAAAAAACATTGATTTTCAAGGTATTGAAAGTTACTTAATTTTTGGCTTTATACCTTATCCCTATACAATTTTGAAAAATATAAAATTTCTTGAGCCAGGTTCTTATATTGTGTTAAAGGATAAGGAAATAAAAAAAGAGAAATACCTTATAATTAAACCTGAAAAATCTATAAAGGATTACAAGAAATTAAAAGAAAATCTATATGATATTTTAGATGAGAGTGTAAAGCTTCACTTAATTGCTGATATACCTATAGGTCTTTTTCTTTCAGGGGGTTTAGATTCATCAACAGTCCTTTATTTTATAAGGAAAAATAATTACGGCAATTTTAAAACTTTTTCCCTATCTTTTAAAGAAAAAGAATTTGATGAAAGCAAAGATGCAAAATTTCTCTCAAAAATATTTGAAACAGAGCATTACGAATATGAAATAAGTTCTTATGAAGTAAGAAAAGAAATAGAAAAATTTTTAACCTTTATGGACTCTCCTACAATTGATGGTTTAAATACATATTTTATTTCAAAATTAGCAAGGGAAAATGGAATGAAGGTATGTTTATCCGGGCTCGGCGGAGACGAAATTTTTGGAGGATATTCATCTTTTTTTTATATTCCAGTAGCTTTAAAACTGAAAAAATTCAATTTACCTTTTAATTTTTTATCAAAATTTTTAAAGCCCGATAAAAAGGAAAAATTTTCCTATTTTATAGCAAACCCGGACTTAAAAGGTGCTTTTTTAACAACAAGAACAATTTTCCCAATTTATAAATTGAAAAAAATTATTAAATATAAAGAATTGAATTTTGACCCTGTGAAATATGTATCCTTTATTTTAAATGAAGAAACAAAAAACAAATGGAGTTTGAAAAATAAAATCTCAGTTCTTGAATTGAGAATTTACATGCATAATCAACCTTTAAGAGATACTGATATTTTCAGTATGTGTCACAGTTTAGAAGTAAGAGTTCCCTTATTAGATAATGTTCTTGTTGATTTTTCTTTTAAAATTTCTGATATGTATAAATTTAAAAAAAGGATTCTTAAAGAGCTTATGAAAAATTATTTACCGGAAAAAATTGTAAAAAAACCTAAAAGACCTTTTTCCTTTCCTATGGATAAATGGATAAGGGAAAACCTTTTGGATTTTGTAAAGGGTGGAATTTTTGACATAGAAAGTTTTTTTGATAAAAAAGAAATTGTAAAATTATGGGAAGAATTTGAGAATTTGAAAGTTAACTGGTCACAGGTCTGGTCAATTTGTATTCTAAATCATTATCTAAAAATCAATAATTTGTTATAA